From one Peredibacter starrii genomic stretch:
- a CDS encoding M35 family metallo-endopeptidase → MKGLTLILSFILFAPAFAEELFQYRPGDDVNHMVELLGGPIEPTVYCIDDFKRFKVSNCGNQEKDAVNLFNTAHSMLLKLEFELYDYSVRPEVKNDKKRASDLENISQKVSCIKDKMKNIQITCQDGGKVCAKNATAYVTLFNPFQKKNNLNLCPVYWLGPQDYKSAVIIHEISHLCGTRDHEYISDPGYVVGVPKNMKEVNKKFRLWKKSPKTKTVNIAAVNADSYEFWVLYGFCLPGFDCDKKY, encoded by the coding sequence ATGAAAGGTTTAACACTAATATTAAGTTTCATTCTGTTTGCACCGGCCTTTGCTGAGGAGCTTTTCCAATATCGGCCGGGCGATGATGTTAATCATATGGTGGAGCTCTTAGGTGGGCCGATTGAACCAACGGTCTATTGTATTGATGACTTTAAACGTTTTAAAGTTTCCAACTGTGGCAATCAAGAGAAAGATGCGGTTAATCTCTTTAATACCGCCCATTCAATGCTGCTTAAACTGGAATTTGAGCTTTATGATTACTCCGTTCGTCCCGAGGTAAAAAATGATAAAAAAAGGGCGAGTGATCTGGAGAATATCTCTCAAAAAGTTTCATGCATTAAAGACAAAATGAAGAACATTCAGATTACTTGCCAGGACGGCGGCAAGGTCTGTGCTAAGAACGCCACCGCTTATGTCACTCTTTTTAATCCCTTCCAAAAAAAGAATAATTTAAATCTTTGCCCAGTTTATTGGCTGGGTCCGCAAGATTATAAATCAGCAGTGATCATTCACGAAATCAGTCACCTTTGTGGGACGAGGGACCATGAATATATCAGTGATCCTGGTTATGTTGTTGGGGTGCCTAAGAACATGAAAGAAGTGAATAAGAAATTTCGTCTTTGGAAGAAAAGTCCAAAGACCAAGACTGTGAATATCGCGGCCGTTAATGCCGATTCTTATGAGTTCTGGGTCTTGTACGGGTTTTGTCTGCCTGGGTTTGATTGCGATAAGAAATATTAG